In the Alteromonas sp. M12 genome, one interval contains:
- a CDS encoding EAL domain-containing protein → MFHSIRYKFVITIIISILISSGSVFFLAINEHENLYRKSVEQNLDAMASNIADNLLSTLSEEPDPFSIITELIGLDRYEHIKFVNVFDADWNLIHYYVHPNYLNLENFSPELTSISPQDLPPDVTITDEGLAVSKTIGEEKFPVGHLLVVQDYQRPLNESKNSLFFSAIPLVMLVVVLAMMISFWIYQRLFEPLLSLTKFTKKVESTTDYDLKYRVSGNDEVSELGRNINKLLGTINAEIKTNQLNTEKLIEQQNSMQHLANYDTLTGLPNRMFFMELLRLELARSQRENEDLAIMFFDVDGFKGVNDTLGHETGDLLLKAVASKVKSFLRPGDILARLGGDEFLIMIPNLSSSLLAVNIANRIIEGLMTPFEINSWDIQTGVSIGIAKATDAEFDINTFISNADIAMYASKEKGKGSYTVFHKKMLEENRRKVQIANLITNAIAKNEFEIHYQLKISSKGFVTGLEALLRWNNDELGSISPGEFIPIAEQSGKVKSITRWLVERVFKDMNVLEKMVEQNLVVSLNISSHDLQDRSFIHFIKKNLNLYQVNIQNIQFEMTESSYLENFDSANDFFNNIRQMGGSIALDDFGTGYSSLSYLTKIQIDTLKIDRMFVMQHDSSGKDTVVLQTILDLGHRLGLQICSEGVETAEQANYLISNGSDEMQGYYFAKPLPLAKLPEAIEKAQKLYQELYYGQRQ, encoded by the coding sequence ATGTTTCATAGTATTAGATACAAGTTTGTTATCACCATTATCATATCTATTTTGATTAGCTCGGGCTCAGTTTTCTTTTTAGCCATAAACGAACATGAAAACCTATACCGGAAATCCGTAGAACAAAATTTAGATGCAATGGCATCAAATATTGCCGATAACCTATTATCGACCCTTTCCGAGGAGCCGGATCCCTTCTCGATAATAACAGAACTAATTGGGCTCGACCGCTACGAACATATTAAGTTTGTGAATGTATTCGATGCTGATTGGAATTTAATCCATTATTATGTACACCCAAACTACCTCAATTTAGAAAACTTCTCTCCTGAATTAACCTCAATTTCACCACAAGACTTACCCCCTGATGTAACCATAACCGATGAAGGTTTAGCTGTTTCAAAAACCATAGGTGAAGAAAAGTTTCCGGTTGGCCATTTATTAGTCGTTCAAGACTACCAACGACCATTGAATGAGAGTAAGAATAGTCTATTTTTCAGCGCTATCCCGCTAGTGATGTTAGTTGTTGTCTTAGCAATGATGATTTCTTTTTGGATATATCAGCGTTTATTTGAACCTCTTTTGAGTCTCACTAAGTTTACTAAAAAAGTGGAGTCAACCACCGATTATGATTTGAAATACCGAGTTTCAGGTAATGACGAGGTATCGGAATTAGGTCGTAATATCAATAAACTATTGGGCACGATAAATGCGGAAATTAAGACCAATCAATTAAACACGGAAAAATTGATTGAGCAACAGAATTCAATGCAACACTTGGCTAACTACGATACCTTGACGGGGTTACCAAATCGTATGTTTTTTATGGAACTGCTTAGATTAGAGTTAGCCAGAAGCCAGCGAGAAAACGAAGATTTAGCGATTATGTTTTTCGATGTAGATGGGTTTAAAGGGGTTAATGACACCTTGGGACACGAGACCGGCGATTTACTGCTCAAAGCTGTCGCCAGCAAAGTTAAAAGCTTTCTGCGTCCAGGCGACATCCTAGCGCGATTGGGTGGAGACGAGTTTTTAATCATGATCCCAAATCTTAGCAGTTCACTACTAGCCGTTAATATAGCGAATCGAATAATTGAGGGTTTGATGACCCCATTTGAGATTAACAGTTGGGATATTCAAACCGGTGTAAGTATTGGTATTGCGAAAGCAACCGATGCTGAGTTTGATATCAACACATTCATCAGTAATGCAGATATTGCAATGTACGCATCGAAAGAAAAAGGCAAAGGTTCTTACACTGTTTTCCATAAAAAAATGCTAGAAGAAAATCGCAGAAAAGTGCAAATAGCCAACCTAATTACCAATGCAATAGCCAAAAACGAATTCGAAATTCACTACCAACTTAAAATATCATCGAAAGGCTTTGTAACTGGTTTAGAAGCTCTTTTACGTTGGAATAACGATGAGTTAGGAAGTATATCTCCAGGTGAATTCATTCCTATCGCTGAACAAAGCGGAAAAGTTAAATCCATTACGCGGTGGTTGGTCGAGCGAGTTTTCAAAGACATGAATGTTCTAGAAAAAATGGTTGAACAAAACCTCGTTGTTTCTTTGAATATTTCTAGTCATGATTTACAAGATCGCAGTTTCATACATTTTATTAAGAAAAATCTGAATCTCTATCAGGTTAATATTCAGAATATTCAATTTGAAATGACTGAATCTAGTTATCTAGAAAATTTCGACAGTGCTAATGATTTTTTCAATAACATACGACAAATGGGCGGCTCTATTGCTCTAGATGATTTTGGTACAGGGTATTCGTCCCTTAGTTACCTAACTAAAATTCAAATAGACACCCTCAAAATTGATCGAATGTTTGTAATGCAGCACGATAGCTCTGGAAAGGACACAGTCGTTTTGCAAACCATTTTGGATTTAGGCCATAGATTAGGACTGCAGATATGCAGTGAAGGAGTGGAAACTGCAGAACAAGCTAATTATTTGATTTCCAATGGAAGTGATGAAATGCAGGGATATTATTTTGCTAAACCGCTACCTTTAGCTAAACTACCTGAAGCGATTGAAAAAGCGCAAAAGCTATATCAAGAATTATATTATGGTCAACGCCAATAG